In Leifsonia sp. PS1209, the genomic stretch GGGTTGACGGCCTGCGTTGTCGGGTTGAGCACGGGGTTACCTCACCTGATCGGGACGACACTGTATACGATCCGTGATACGGATCGTAGCACGCGAACCCCCGCGCGCTCCGGCCGGAACCGTGCGGGCGCGGGCAACAGGGATGCGCGGGCGGCACACCGGGAGAACGGCGGCCTTCGTAGCCTGGCGGTATGACCAGTGCGACCGTCTCGCCGCGCCCGGCCGCGCGCCGCATCCCGAGCGTTCCGCTGATCGTGCTGCCGGTGCTCTCGCTGCTCGCGACGGCGGCGATGGTGGCGGACATGGCGGGTTCTGCGATCGCCGTCCCTCTGCTTCCCGGAGCCGTCTGGGCCGCTGGGCTGTTCGTCGTCGCCGCGGTGGTGGCGGCCGCGGGGCGCAGGCGCGGCCAGGCGCGGTTCGCGGTCGAGCCGTTCACGATGGCGCTCATGGTCGTGCTCGCGGCGCTCCACGGTCGCGACGGCGCAGCGTCCGGTGCCGCATCCGGCGTAGCAGTCACCGCATCCAGCGATCCGCACGCCGCCCACCTCGGCGGCTCCTGGCTGCTGCTCGTCATCGCCGTCGCGGTCGCAGCGCTTACTGTCGTCTGCCTCACCTGCGCCGTGCGCCTGGCAGCGACGCACGGCATCGTCGCGGCCCTGCTCCCCGTCGTCTCCGCCGTCGCGATGTGCGCGATGACGACCTGGATGCTCGTCGCCTGACCCGACACGCCTGACCCCTACAGCAGCGTCTCGATCCCCAGCCTCACCACGTCGCCGAGCCCGACGCCCTCCTTCTGCCGCACGGAACCCTTGATCGCGACGATGTACGACCCGTCCGCCGACTCGGGGAACACCGACGTCGACCACCGCGAGCCGCCGAGCGTCACCATCACCTTCACCGAGCCGAACCCGGCGGGTGGATGCGGTTGCAGCCGGATGTCCTCCGACACGTCGAGCGGCAGCCTGGCGAACACCCACAGGTCCCGCCGGGCCTCCCACCGCCACAGTTCCGCTTCGAATTCGTATCGCACACCGGCCATGCCACCACTCTGCCTCACCGACGCGGTTTTCCGACAGAATGGAAGGGCAGGGCGGCGCCGCTCCTTTCCGCGCCGCCTGCGATCCGAGGAGAGGGATGCGCTGGCCGAACTGGTTCCGCAAGCGCGCGGTCACGCCGCGCACCCGGCCGTTCGACGAGGACGCGCTCGAGGAAGCGGCTCCGCCGACCCTCGAACAGTCCGTGGAGGAGGGGATGCTCCTCGCCGACTACGCCACGAGGATGGCGGTGAAGAACCACATCGTGGTCGACACCATCCAGCAGGACAACCCGTTCGACCCCGCCAGGCACACGGCGCAGGCCGCCGAGATGCTGCGGGAGCTCGCCGACGAGCAGGACCAGGCCGCCGAGCGGGCGGCCGAGGCGCGGCTCGCGGTGGCGGGGCTGGGCGGCGACGCGACGCACCCGCACGACTACCGCGACGTCGACGCGGGCAACCTGGCGTTGCGCGAGGAGGCGGCCAGGGCGCTGGCGACGGCACTGCGCGCGAAGGCGGACTCCGAGGAGGAGCTGCTGAGGATCGTGGAGCGCGCCAGGCAGGACGCCTGGGACGAGGTGGGCCGCGCCATCCAGGCCGGACTCGACGCGTTCTCCGGCGCGGAGGCGCTCAAGGCCAACTACGAGGAGGAGCGCCCCGCTCGGCTGCGGCTGCTGATCTGGCGCGACCTGGCCAAGCTGGAGGAGGAGCGCGGCGGATACTGAGCCGGTCGCGCTGGCGCGCAGCTGCGCTGCCGCTCAGCCACGCAGCGACACCGGAGGGACGAGGTCGGCGATCTCCTCGCGCATCCACCGGTCCCCGGATGCGCGTTTCTCCTCCCGCGTCGTGAACCGGTAGAGGAACATCTCGGCCCGCACCGCCCGCGGCGCCCGTCCGTCGAACGGGTCGGCGCGCAACAGGCGCAGTGTCGGCCTGTCCGCCTCCAGCAGCCGCAGCAGGAACATCTCGAACCACTCCGTGTCCCTCGACCCGAGCGCGAGGAACCACATCAGCCAGTCGAGTCGCAGATGGTACGGCGCGAACTGTCGCGGGAGCCGCTTCACGTCGCCCGGCTTTCCTTTGAACGCGTACTCCCGCCAGCGCGCATCCGGATCGGTGGGGTCGTCCTCGGTCCCTTCGACGATCACCTCGAACCGCTCCTGCGTGACCGTGCCGAACGCCCCGTACGCGTTGACGAGATGCCACCGGTTGAAGCTCGCGTTCATCAGCTGCCTGCGCGCGAACAGGTTCCGCAGCGGCTGCCAGCTGAGGCCGACGATCAGGATGCTCGCCACCAGCACCACGACCGCGTACCAGCCGGGCACGCCCTCCGCCCCGATGCCGCCCAGCCGCGCGCCGCCGAACAGCCACGAGAACGACGCGTCGTCCACCGCCGAGAACGCGAGCACGATGGTGATGACGTTCAGCCAGGCGAAGTTGCCCGTCGCCACCAGCCACAGCTGGGTGAGGATCACGACCGCCGCCGCGATGCTGGCCACCGGCTGCGGCGCGAACAGCAGCCACGGGACGATCAGCTGCGCGAAATGGTTGCCGAGCACCTCCAGCCGGTGCCACCACTTCGGCAGCAGGTGGGCGGTGCGGCTCAGCGGGTTCGGCATCGGCTGGGTCTCGTGGTGGTAGTACAGCGCGGTGAGGTCGCGCCACGACCGGTCGCCGCGCATCTTGATCATCCCCGCGCCGAACTCGAGCCGGAAGACCAGCCAGCGCAGCAGGAACACCACCGTCACCGGGGGAGCGGTGTCGAGAGCGCCGAGCAGCGCGACGGTGAACCCCGCCTCGCAGAGCAGGCTCTCCCAGCCGAACCCGTAGAACGTCTGCCCGATGTTCACGATCGAGAGGTAGAGGAACCAGACGAGCAGGAAGACGGGCAGGAACACCCAGGTCGGCGCGAGCTGCGGAACGCCGGCGACGATCAGCGCCGAGAGCGCTGCGCCGGTCCAGGCGACGGCGAGGAGCATCCGGTCGGAGTATCGGCGGCGGAAGATGGTGGGCTGGCTGCGCGCGTATGCGCTTCGCAGGAAGCGCGGGGCGGGGAGCAGCCCGTGCTCACCGAGCAGCGCGGGGAACTGGTTGACCGCGGAGACGAACGCGATCAGGTAGATGGCGGCGACGCCCCGCTCGAGGATCTCGCGCGCGATCGTGTAGTCGGTAGCGGCCAGCCACCCGAGAACGTCCACGCGCATCACCTCGCCAG encodes the following:
- a CDS encoding DUF1905 domain-containing protein gives rise to the protein MAGVRYEFEAELWRWEARRDLWVFARLPLDVSEDIRLQPHPPAGFGSVKVMVTLGGSRWSTSVFPESADGSYIVAIKGSVRQKEGVGLGDVVRLGIETLL
- a CDS encoding lipase maturation factor family protein, whose product is MRVDVLGWLAATDYTIAREILERGVAAIYLIAFVSAVNQFPALLGEHGLLPAPRFLRSAYARSQPTIFRRRYSDRMLLAVAWTGAALSALIVAGVPQLAPTWVFLPVFLLVWFLYLSIVNIGQTFYGFGWESLLCEAGFTVALLGALDTAPPVTVVFLLRWLVFRLEFGAGMIKMRGDRSWRDLTALYYHHETQPMPNPLSRTAHLLPKWWHRLEVLGNHFAQLIVPWLLFAPQPVASIAAAVVILTQLWLVATGNFAWLNVITIVLAFSAVDDASFSWLFGGARLGGIGAEGVPGWYAVVVLVASILIVGLSWQPLRNLFARRQLMNASFNRWHLVNAYGAFGTVTQERFEVIVEGTEDDPTDPDARWREYAFKGKPGDVKRLPRQFAPYHLRLDWLMWFLALGSRDTEWFEMFLLRLLEADRPTLRLLRADPFDGRAPRAVRAEMFLYRFTTREEKRASGDRWMREEIADLVPPVSLRG